GGCCGTCCGACCCGGGGCTTCCAGCCTTGGAGCTAGCCCACCCCTCCGAGGACCTCTCTGCAGACGTGGCCGCACCGTCTAGGGCACCGTCGGAGGCGGCCTTACTCCACGCACAGCCGCCTGACCCGGAATCGGGGCCTGGGGCGACAACAGGGCCGCCGCCACCCCCGCGACGCGCGCCTCCGCAGAAGCCCTGCATGCTGCCCGTGCGCTGCGTCCCGGGCCCCACGACGCTCCGAATCCGAGCCGAAGAGCAGGGCCTGCGCCGGCAGCTGTCGGAAGAGCCGAGCCCGCGGAGCTCCCCGCCCCTACTGCGGCGGCTCTCGGTGGAGGAGTCCGGCCTGGGCCTCGGCTTGGGCCCCGGCCTGGGCCCGGGCCGCTCCCCGCACCTGCGGCGCCTGTCGCGGGCCGGCCCGCGCCTGCTGAGCCCCGACACCGAGGAGCAGCCGGTCGCGCCTCCGCCGTCCACCGTGCCCCTGGAGCCGGCCGAGCACGAGTGGCTAGTGCGGGCGGCCAGTGGCCGCTGGACCCACCAGCTGCACGGGCTGCTGCTGCGCGACGGTGGTCTGGCCGCCAAGCGCGACTTCATGTCTGGTTTCACCGCCCTGCACTGGGCCGCCAAGAGCGGCGACCGCGAGATGGCTCTGCAGCTGGTGGAGGTGGCGCGGCGCGGGGGCGCGCCGGTCAACCTGAACGCGCGCTCGCACGGCGGCTACACGCCGCTGCACCTGGCGGCTCTGCACGGCCACGAGGACGCCGCGGTGCTGCTGGTGGGCCTGGGTGCGCAGGTGCACGTGCGCGACCACAGCGGGCGGCGGGCCTACCAGTACCTGCCACCGGGAGCCACCTACGCGCTGCGCCGTCTCCTGGGCGACCCCGGCCTGCCCGGCTCCGCGGAGCCCACTGCGGTCGGCGGTGGCGGTGGCAGTCTAGCGGCCCGGCGCCCGGTGCAGGTGGCCGCCACCATCCTAAGTTCCACCACGAGCGCGTTTCTGGGCGTCCTGGCTGACGACCTGATGCTCCAGGACCTGGCTCGAGGCCTGAGGAAGTCGGGCTCGGGCTCCTTCACCAAGTTCTTGGGGGCCTCGCCCCTACCTCCTCGTAAAAAGACGAAGAGCCGCGGTGGCGTGCCGGCCTTTTCGGAAATCTCTCGTCGATCCACTCCCGGGCCCTTCGCTGGTCTAAtgcccagcctgccccccgcCACCTGATAGTGGCTGAGGCTCCGGCTCGGTTGATCTAGCTGGGCCTGCCCCTCCCAAGTCCAAGCTTGCCCGCGGCGGCGGCCCAGCACTTTCCCTCCATCCGGTTTCCAGCCTTGTCCACTGCAGTCTGTTTCACCCAGgggagcccaggcctccagcctcTGCTGAAGCTTCACCTGTCTCTGGAGCTTCGAGATCTCAGTGAGCGTCCTTTGAAGAGCGCCAGAAGTCAGGCTTGAACTCTGGGAGAGACTTGAAATTCAGGATTGAAGGTTAAGGGGTGGCAGCTGGTCTGGCCCCTGAGTGAGCTAACCCAGTGCCTCTGCTTCGGTACGTTCCCAGACCAGGGCCAGTCCCAAGGGCCTCGTTCGGTGTTGTGTGAGGTCGGGTGGTGGGCCAGCTCGAAGATACCAGTGGTTTTGTAACTTGATGCTTTTatcctgtttttaaattgaaatgagGCAAAGCAACTTTTATAATAACCttgtgaaattatatttttccatattttaggCAAAATGCTCAGACATTTTTGGTCTTTGGTAAAGGTTTTggaattctattaaaaaaaactaatgatcagtatttcaaagaaattgcccaagctggtgtggttcagtgggctgagCGCTGTCCTgccaagcaaaaggtcaccatcagggcatgtgcctgggttgtggctcaGATCCCAGCTGGGGGcttgcaagaagcaaccaattgatgtttctctccctctctacctccctcccctcccctatctcaatagatagatagatagatagatagataaaatctcttttaaaaaatctaaaagaaattagCCCCAACCAACAAAACCCTTAAACATTTATCTACCTCGTTTTAGACAATGAAGGTCCCAGAGAATCCTGGACACAGAACACGACCATTGTAAATGGAATTACGTTTACTGGTACTGTGAATGCTAAATATAGGAAACAAGTGCATCTTGGGAGAAAAGAcgatttaacaaaagaaaagagacatttgGACAGATACTTTTAATTAGTGGTTTTCTTTATGGTGGAATATAAACACATGTCTTTGGCACTGGTGGGTGGCATTTTGATTTAGCATGAATATCTCCTTAAGTGTGTTTTGTGTGAATTGCACTGTCATACCTCGTTTCtgaatttgtgtctttttcaaatcTGGCTGAGCCTTTCAATAAAGTATGTAAATATTCCAAGTTGGGccaccactaaaaaaaaaaagttatagcaTCACACCCGAAAAATAACTAGTAAAATAGTACTGGATACAATGAAAGAACAGCTATTATATATGAAAGTTCTGTACAAATAGTGTGTGATatccattttaaaaactcatctgAAAGCCAGCACTTTATTCCAAAATAGTAGATTCAGAATCTCTTTGCTCAGTGACCTTAGAGGGTTGATTTAATGTCTCGGGACCTTTGCTTCTCTGTAATTGAGAAGGTTCGTAGGTATCACCAACATTTCCCAGGTTCAAGGCAGTGTGATTATAATGgctctttctctgttttaaagATGTGGAATCTATTTGCTCAGCCTTTTTTTACATCATACGGTGGTGATGCCCACTTTTGCACATGGTGTTTGCATGTCATTAGTTATATCAAACGGCTTCTACAGCACGGGGTAGCGTGGCGCCCCGCCACAGACAGGTACTTGTATCAGCGAGGCCTCTGAAATTATTTCAGGTATGAATAAACTGTTTTGATTTAAGCAATGAAATAAACAGCCTcccattttgtttctgtttgtgtgaTGATGTACTTTCCTTGAATCTTCTACAGCTCTTGCcactatttttttatgatttttcctttttaatgactttatcagggtgacactgattaacaaaattatgcaggtttcaggtgcacagttccacaacgcatcatctgcacactgtactgtgtgttcaccaccccaggcaagtctccttccatcaccctcTATCCCCACAGACCTTcatccacctccccccactccctttgccactgtatttttattttcttctcctttaatttacttaatttcttccttctctcctcatcCTTCTTCTGCCACTTTCAAGCATTCTGTCATTGAAAGAGTTTGAATAGCTCCGCAAAATAAAAGGAGTCAACCATATGTGGCTCTGGTAGGCAAAACTGTAGGTAAATGTAAGCTCTAGTCTGACCCTTCCCACCTTCCTAAgctgcataaattattttaaaatgtaaatgaaacctTCTGCCCCTGCAGGAAAACTGTGAGAGGCAATAATTATAGCAATCCGAGTGGCTGAGAGactaaaagacaataaaatattagagaTTTTCCATGGTAAAAGAGAGGCTTGACTTGACTAAGATAGGTAACAAAGGTCACCAACAGCCGTGACCCACCTTGAGAAAGATCAAAATCTAAACCAGAGGGTAGTAATAACAATAGCTAGTGTTTATTGAACACTTAACTCAGAGGAGGGTTACTCAAATGACCAGAAAAATCTTCATGTTGCAAATGGTGCGCTGGGAGCCTTCTAAATGAGGTAAAACATTTGGCAAGAGTTTAGAACCAATAAGTCTAAAGCTCAGGTGTTAGAAACCACCACTTTTTCATCTCAGGCCAAGACTTTCTGAAACTATAAGGTAAGTCAGCAGGAAATTACGGATGGAAGTGCATATGGAAGGTTTTCAAGAACCATATATTGCCTAGCAGGAGGTACACCTGTGAAGGTATTTCCAATGACACACATAAGAATGACTGTGTGTAAGTTAAGGCAGTTGAGCTGGTTAGAATTCTCACAGGGTTGAGAATCACTCCTTTTAATGGGGAAAATTGTTGATGTACAGTGGATGCCTGAGCCGTGGCCAGCGCGGGCTTTTTATAAAGTTTCACACTTCCTTCACAGAAGGTTGGAAGTTGTCGCTGAGCGTGTCCCACTTACTGGTGGAGACCGGGGCGTGGGCAATGCTCACATGACCTATGTTCATTACATGCCAGGCGAGGCTCTGAACGCTTTGCAGGTACTAGCCACCACCTTAAACGCAGGCACTGTTAGCATCTTGATGTTACAGCGAGGAAACCAAAGCCTGGAGAAATCGTCAGCGACTTGCTCAGGCCCCACAGCCAGGCAAGCGCCCGAGCCGGCATGGCATCCCATTCCCACTGCCGCGCTGCTGCGGAAAAGCACGGCTGGTGGTCTCAG
The genomic region above belongs to Phyllostomus discolor isolate MPI-MPIP mPhyDis1 chromosome 13, mPhyDis1.pri.v3, whole genome shotgun sequence and contains:
- the SOWAHA gene encoding ankyrin repeat domain-containing protein SOWAHA; this encodes MALAAAAAAAAVGVSQAAVLGFLHEHGGKVRDSELLSRFKPLLDAGDPRSRAARRDRFKQFVNDVAVVKEFDGVKFVVLRKKPRPREGPELLPSRVPSTAEPLAPPSKTTSLSHVETAASGAPSLASAQLCVDAPGDLDPPSEPQVTAGAPASELTQPTAEPLLSPPTQQSGGPSDPGLPALELAHPSEDLSADVAAPSRAPSEAALLHAQPPDPESGPGATTGPPPPPRRAPPQKPCMLPVRCVPGPTTLRIRAEEQGLRRQLSEEPSPRSSPPLLRRLSVEESGLGLGLGPGLGPGRSPHLRRLSRAGPRLLSPDTEEQPVAPPPSTVPLEPAEHEWLVRAASGRWTHQLHGLLLRDGGLAAKRDFMSGFTALHWAAKSGDREMALQLVEVARRGGAPVNLNARSHGGYTPLHLAALHGHEDAAVLLVGLGAQVHVRDHSGRRAYQYLPPGATYALRRLLGDPGLPGSAEPTAVGGGGGSLAARRPVQVAATILSSTTSAFLGVLADDLMLQDLARGLRKSGSGSFTKFLGASPLPPRKKTKSRGGVPAFSEISRRSTPGPFAGLMPSLPPAT